From Weissella diestrammenae, a single genomic window includes:
- the topA gene encoding type I DNA topoisomerase, with amino-acid sequence MVTEKVKKTPTKKRSATKKQKNLVIVESPSKAKTIEKYLGTNYKVVASIGHIRDLPKSQMGVDTEHDYDPKYINIRGKGDIIKGLKKEAKAAKHVYLASDPDREGESIAWHLAHILDLDISSDENRVVFNEITKDKVKDAFTRPRKINMDLVDAQQARRILDRLVGYSISPLLWKKIKKGLSAGRVQSVALGLIIDRENEIQAFQPEEYWEIPTEFKKARKKFKAGFFGLNGKKVAKIPDNATVQQIMRRIDQNADFNVDDVVKSEGKNNPSPAFTTSTLQQAANTQLNFQTRRTMSTAQQLYEGINLGGKEGTVGLITYMRTDSTRISSIAKNDAAHFIHTEYGSEYAATKPVQGKLPEGAQDAHEAVRPTSVFRTPASIKDKLTNDQFKLYQLIWSRFVASQMTPEIIDRVRVTISQNGVMFRANGATTKFAGYTKAYPAAKAKDNVLPEMAVGDTVTLATINPEQKFTQPKPRYTEAALVKALEEAGVGRPSTYAATIETIKARGYVRLDAKKFIPTEIGKMVQDAVRAYFPDVADLKFTAKIEGELDNVETGTENWVKVVDEFYQPFQVELGKAEIEMEKMVVKDKLAGENCEICGAPMLERLGRYGKFFACSRFPDCRNTKTIVKEIGLLCPKCHQGQIIERKTKRGRTFYGCSRYPDCDFTSWDKPNENTLADGTTPKAGNADQTAKKTAVAKKSTSRKRSTKKAVAKK; translated from the coding sequence GTGGTGACAGAAAAAGTAAAAAAAACGCCAACCAAAAAGCGGTCGGCAACAAAGAAACAAAAAAATTTAGTCATTGTTGAATCGCCTTCAAAAGCAAAAACGATTGAAAAGTATTTAGGAACAAATTACAAGGTTGTTGCTAGTATTGGTCATATTCGAGATTTACCAAAGTCACAAATGGGTGTTGACACTGAGCATGATTACGATCCGAAATACATTAATATTCGGGGTAAAGGTGATATCATCAAAGGCTTAAAGAAAGAAGCCAAGGCAGCAAAACATGTTTATTTAGCTTCCGACCCGGATCGAGAAGGAGAGTCAATCGCTTGGCATCTGGCACATATTCTTGACCTTGATATTTCATCTGATGAAAATCGAGTTGTATTCAACGAGATTACAAAAGACAAGGTTAAGGATGCCTTTACACGGCCACGGAAAATCAATATGGATTTGGTGGATGCACAGCAAGCACGCCGTATTTTGGATCGATTGGTCGGTTATTCTATTTCGCCATTACTATGGAAGAAAATCAAAAAAGGCTTGAGTGCAGGGCGTGTTCAGTCAGTGGCATTGGGATTAATTATCGATCGTGAAAATGAAATCCAAGCATTTCAACCAGAAGAATATTGGGAAATACCAACGGAATTTAAAAAAGCGCGTAAGAAATTCAAGGCTGGTTTCTTTGGCCTAAATGGTAAAAAGGTTGCAAAAATTCCAGATAATGCCACCGTTCAGCAGATTATGCGACGGATTGATCAAAACGCCGATTTCAATGTTGATGATGTTGTAAAAAGTGAAGGGAAGAACAATCCAAGCCCCGCCTTTACGACGTCAACATTACAACAAGCGGCGAATACGCAATTAAACTTTCAAACCCGGCGAACAATGTCGACTGCCCAGCAATTGTATGAAGGAATTAATTTAGGTGGTAAAGAAGGCACCGTCGGCTTGATTACGTATATGCGAACGGATTCAACTCGAATTTCATCAATTGCCAAGAATGATGCCGCTCATTTTATTCACACTGAATATGGGAGTGAGTATGCAGCTACGAAACCAGTCCAAGGTAAATTACCTGAAGGTGCACAAGATGCCCATGAAGCGGTAAGACCAACATCTGTCTTTCGAACGCCGGCGTCAATTAAAGACAAGTTAACAAATGATCAATTTAAGTTGTATCAATTAATTTGGTCACGTTTTGTTGCATCGCAAATGACGCCAGAAATTATTGACCGTGTTCGAGTCACAATCTCTCAAAATGGGGTTATGTTCAGAGCCAATGGTGCAACGACCAAGTTTGCTGGGTATACAAAAGCTTATCCGGCAGCCAAGGCTAAAGATAATGTTTTACCAGAAATGGCAGTTGGTGATACAGTGACTTTGGCGACTATTAATCCAGAACAAAAATTTACGCAACCAAAACCTCGTTACACAGAAGCGGCTTTAGTTAAGGCTTTAGAGGAAGCTGGAGTTGGTCGGCCATCAACATATGCTGCAACAATTGAAACGATTAAAGCTCGGGGATATGTGCGTCTGGATGCAAAAAAGTTTATTCCAACAGAGATTGGGAAAATGGTTCAAGACGCGGTACGGGCTTATTTTCCAGATGTTGCCGATTTGAAATTCACTGCTAAAATTGAAGGTGAACTAGACAATGTTGAAACTGGTACAGAAAATTGGGTGAAGGTCGTTGATGAATTTTATCAACCATTCCAAGTAGAACTCGGCAAAGCCGAAATTGAAATGGAGAAAATGGTTGTAAAGGATAAATTAGCCGGAGAAAATTGTGAGATTTGTGGCGCACCAATGTTAGAGCGGTTAGGACGTTACGGTAAATTCTTTGCTTGCTCACGTTTCCCAGACTGTCGGAATACGAAAACAATTGTTAAAGAAATCGGGTTACTTTGCCCTAAATGTCATCAAGGACAAATTATTGAGCGAAAAACTAAGCGTGGTCGAACTTTCTATGGGTGCTCACGTTATCCAGATTGTGATTTCACGTCTTGGGATAAGCCAAACGAGAATACATTAGCAGACGGTACAACACCAAAGGCAGGAAATGCGGATCAAACTGCAAAGAAAACAGCCGTAGCAAAAAAAAGCACCTCTCGTAAGCGTTCGACCAAGAAAGCTGTTGCTAAGAAATGA
- the xerC gene encoding tyrosine recombinase XerC — MIQDSLTLYLQYLKAERQYSADTIRAYRSDIQELHHFLQTTRQEKQLEAVTELDIRIFLTYLYDRGDEDRTIARKVSALRSFYEFLVSNQIVKENPLQSVQLHKTGKHLPRYFYEQELKQLFETAQSDQTALGVRNQLLLEILYGTGARVSETAHLQLSDIDTGPRVVHITGKGNKMRIVPYGKYMAQALTKYLDSVRPMFLTKASTPHIVLLVNQKGNPLSVSGIEYILKQLGKKAGVTQNVTAHMFRHTFATDLLNNGADLRHVQALLGHSSLSTTQIYTHVSRERLQESYRHYFPRA; from the coding sequence ATGATTCAAGATAGTCTAACGTTATATTTACAATATCTAAAAGCAGAACGTCAGTATTCAGCTGACACAATCCGTGCTTATCGGTCAGATATTCAAGAATTGCACCATTTTTTGCAAACAACACGGCAAGAAAAGCAGCTTGAAGCTGTAACCGAATTAGATATCCGTATATTTTTAACGTATTTGTATGATCGTGGCGATGAAGACAGAACTATTGCACGTAAAGTGAGTGCGTTGCGCAGTTTTTATGAGTTTTTAGTTTCAAATCAAATTGTAAAAGAAAATCCATTACAAAGCGTCCAATTGCATAAAACGGGGAAGCATCTCCCACGCTATTTTTATGAACAAGAATTGAAACAGCTATTTGAAACAGCACAATCTGATCAGACGGCATTAGGCGTTCGTAATCAGTTGTTGTTAGAAATTTTATACGGTACGGGTGCGCGTGTATCGGAAACAGCTCACTTGCAGCTATCAGATATCGATACAGGGCCACGAGTCGTGCATATTACTGGTAAAGGTAATAAAATGCGCATTGTGCCGTACGGTAAATACATGGCGCAAGCACTGACAAAATATTTAGACTCCGTACGACCAATGTTTTTAACAAAGGCATCCACACCACATATTGTTTTACTGGTCAATCAAAAGGGTAATCCATTATCAGTTAGCGGTATTGAATATATCTTGAAGCAATTAGGAAAAAAAGCAGGAGTGACGCAAAATGTCACTGCACATATGTTTCGGCATACATTTGCAACTGATTTACTTAATAATGGGGCGGATTTACGTCATGTACAAGCCTTATTGGGACATAGTAGTCTTAGTACAACCCAAATTTATACGCACGTTAGTCGCGAACGGCTACAAGAAAGTTATCGGCATTATTTTCCGCGCGCTTAA
- a CDS encoding aldose 1-epimerase family protein produces MTISIENGHLKATINEHGAELISVINQQTKIEYMWQADAKIWGRHAPNLFPIVGRLKDNQYEYKQRTYHLNQHGFARDSEFTVVNRTPSQVRLRLQASEASLAVYPFEFQFDVIFELLATDIINIQYLVTNTDVKILPFSFGGHPGFNVPLQSGETFEDYQITIKPNKIYERQVLNGPFVDPKRLTSLDTHQSLPVKRSDYLNDAIIITLNEQPVQIEIMHPTHHHGISMNIDNAKYAGIWTKADVSAPFLCLEPWWGIADTIDATGNIENKMAINKINPGETQRGSYSIRFF; encoded by the coding sequence GTGACAATAAGTATTGAAAATGGACACTTAAAAGCAACAATTAATGAGCATGGTGCTGAATTAATTAGCGTTATTAATCAACAAACTAAAATTGAATATATGTGGCAGGCGGATGCCAAAATTTGGGGTCGCCATGCACCTAATCTGTTTCCAATTGTTGGTCGGTTAAAAGATAACCAGTATGAATACAAGCAGCGGACGTATCATTTGAATCAACATGGTTTTGCACGTGATTCTGAATTTACCGTAGTTAATAGAACACCTAGTCAAGTGCGATTACGGTTGCAGGCTTCAGAAGCTTCATTGGCTGTTTACCCATTTGAGTTTCAGTTCGATGTGATTTTTGAGCTACTGGCAACGGATATTATCAATATTCAGTATCTAGTGACTAACACCGATGTCAAAATTTTGCCATTTTCTTTTGGTGGACATCCTGGATTCAATGTACCATTGCAATCTGGTGAGACATTTGAAGACTATCAAATAACTATCAAGCCTAATAAAATATACGAACGACAGGTGCTAAATGGGCCATTTGTTGATCCAAAACGTTTGACTTCTTTGGACACACATCAGTCACTTCCTGTTAAACGCTCGGATTATTTAAATGACGCAATTATTATCACTTTGAATGAGCAGCCAGTTCAAATTGAAATCATGCATCCAACGCACCATCACGGTATTTCTATGAACATTGATAATGCAAAATATGCTGGTATTTGGACGAAGGCTGATGTGTCGGCGCCATTTCTATGCTTGGAACCATGGTGGGGAATAGCAGACACAATTGATGCGACAGGCAATATTGAAAATAAGATGGCAATTAATAAAATTAATCCGGGCGAGACACAACGAGGTTCGTATTCAATTCGCTTCTTCTAG
- the mutM gene encoding bifunctional DNA-formamidopyrimidine glycosylase/DNA-(apurinic or apyrimidinic site) lyase translates to MPELPEVETVRRGLTQLVVGHIIESVEVRWEKIVGLDTAAFNQQIAGRTIEKIDRRGKYLLFRLSGEKTLVSHLRMEGAYYTVPAGTQPGKHDLVTFHLDQAVDLFYRDTRKFGRMKLVANSDVMRVAGLATIGPEPTADTLSLEYMQKEFLHKTAIKPFLLDQSHIAGLGNIYVDETLWQAKIHPLQPANSLNIEQLETLRMCIIQELARATDHHGTTVHSFTTAFGHAGEFQNELQVYGRVGQPCYRCGATLVKIKVAQRGTTFCPVCQILH, encoded by the coding sequence ATGCCAGAATTGCCAGAAGTTGAGACCGTTAGGCGAGGCCTCACACAATTAGTCGTGGGGCATATCATTGAAAGTGTCGAAGTTCGTTGGGAAAAGATTGTTGGGTTAGATACGGCGGCTTTTAATCAACAGATAGCTGGGCGAACAATTGAAAAAATTGATCGTCGTGGTAAGTACTTGCTGTTTCGTTTAAGTGGCGAGAAGACGTTAGTCTCACATTTGAGAATGGAAGGGGCGTACTATACTGTTCCGGCCGGCACGCAGCCGGGGAAACATGATTTAGTGACTTTTCATTTGGACCAAGCTGTTGACCTGTTTTATCGTGATACGCGAAAATTTGGACGCATGAAACTAGTGGCTAATTCAGATGTGATGCGGGTGGCCGGGTTAGCAACAATCGGTCCTGAACCAACAGCCGATACTTTATCGCTTGAATACATGCAAAAAGAATTTTTACATAAAACGGCGATTAAGCCCTTTTTGCTAGATCAAAGTCATATTGCTGGCTTAGGAAATATTTATGTTGATGAAACGCTGTGGCAGGCAAAAATTCACCCATTACAACCAGCTAATTCGCTCAATATAGAACAATTAGAAACGTTAAGAATGTGCATTATTCAAGAGTTGGCACGCGCAACGGATCATCATGGAACGACGGTTCATTCCTTTACTACCGCGTTTGGACACGCTGGAGAATTTCAAAATGAATTGCAGGTGTATGGCCGAGTTGGACAGCCGTGCTACCGCTGTGGTGCAACGTTAGTTAAAATAAAAGTGGCGCAACGCGGGACAACTTTTTGCCCAGTATGTCAAATACTTCATTAG
- the coaE gene encoding dephospho-CoA kinase (Dephospho-CoA kinase (CoaE) performs the final step in coenzyme A biosynthesis.) encodes MIKLGLTGGIATGKSTIANYLRQKGILVIDADQVARDVVAQGMPALQEIVQKFGADVLMADGTLDRKKLGEIVFNDANRLAELNQIIHPRVHQMMQEKAKKAEMNGAQLIVFEVPLLFETHNALNASPVIVVTTPIDTQIKRLMLRDGLSRIDAQKRLDAQMPMQEKMALADYVIDNGQTVSETYQRIDEILHELE; translated from the coding sequence ATGATTAAGCTAGGATTAACCGGCGGGATTGCGACAGGTAAGTCAACCATTGCAAATTATTTACGCCAAAAAGGAATTTTAGTCATTGATGCTGATCAAGTCGCACGAGATGTCGTTGCACAAGGTATGCCAGCATTACAGGAAATTGTGCAAAAATTTGGTGCTGACGTGTTGATGGCAGATGGTACATTGGACCGGAAGAAACTTGGTGAAATTGTCTTTAACGATGCCAATCGGTTAGCCGAACTCAATCAAATCATTCATCCAAGGGTTCATCAAATGATGCAAGAAAAGGCGAAAAAAGCAGAAATGAATGGGGCGCAATTGATTGTTTTTGAAGTACCATTGCTATTTGAGACGCATAATGCCTTAAATGCTTCGCCTGTCATTGTTGTCACGACGCCAATTGATACGCAGATTAAACGATTGATGTTACGGGATGGGTTGAGTCGGATTGATGCGCAAAAGAGATTAGATGCACAAATGCCAATGCAGGAGAAAATGGCATTGGCTGATTATGTGATTGATAATGGACAGACTGTGTCAGAGACATACCAGCGCATTGATGAAATTTTACATGAACTTGAATAA
- a CDS encoding DnaD domain protein yields the protein MKQKYRIISQSRLENEQVQVLTNLYLPLIGMEALTLYLTLLGTLGTDSELHEHTALIDQMNLSAPKFLQARSKLEGYGLIKTFAQELTTTVQWVYMIFSPLSAANFLNDRLLVQLLRSYLGAETFDRLSDTMLIKPPEVTGKDVSKGFFDVVNEENFSSDFKMKPIEQQPTGFELAKDINRPQIDIDLLTNLLQSFGVSRTELKKYESELMLMQQLYNLDDMMLARIIQAHVTSNQTIDIAGMTRQLAVDFQQKQMTNETAHSIEAVETSEPQKAKPSTNNRLIDQANQMSPLEFLADIREQMGGIVTASEQHAIEQLMRYDKLPKSVINMELYVLAVKEKRTSLSKALLEATYTDWAQAKLKSPIDVIKYIQQRDKNQRHQRTTGSTRQRQVPVRETTPDWAHQPTVEISQSEQVDLNRMLANMAAKRKEKEGK from the coding sequence ATGAAACAAAAATATCGAATAATCAGTCAAAGCCGACTTGAAAATGAGCAGGTGCAAGTATTAACAAATCTATATTTGCCACTCATTGGTATGGAAGCATTGACGCTGTATCTGACGCTGTTGGGCACACTTGGTACAGATTCAGAATTACATGAACATACCGCGTTGATTGACCAGATGAATTTATCCGCCCCCAAATTTTTACAAGCACGGAGTAAATTAGAGGGCTATGGGCTGATAAAAACTTTTGCCCAAGAACTAACGACGACAGTGCAGTGGGTGTATATGATTTTTTCACCACTGTCAGCGGCAAATTTTTTAAATGATCGGTTACTCGTGCAATTATTGCGCTCATATCTAGGGGCAGAAACATTTGATCGGTTATCTGACACCATGTTAATTAAACCACCAGAAGTGACGGGTAAAGATGTGTCAAAAGGTTTTTTTGATGTGGTCAATGAGGAAAATTTCAGCTCTGATTTTAAGATGAAGCCAATAGAGCAACAACCAACAGGTTTTGAATTGGCAAAAGACATTAATCGGCCCCAAATTGATATTGATTTATTGACGAATCTATTACAAAGTTTTGGTGTCAGTCGGACTGAACTGAAAAAGTATGAATCAGAACTAATGCTCATGCAACAATTGTATAATTTAGATGATATGATGTTGGCTCGTATTATTCAGGCACATGTGACTTCGAACCAAACGATTGATATAGCTGGCATGACACGTCAGTTAGCGGTAGATTTCCAGCAAAAGCAGATGACTAATGAAACGGCTCATTCAATTGAAGCTGTGGAGACGTCTGAACCCCAAAAAGCAAAGCCATCTACCAATAATCGACTGATTGATCAAGCAAATCAGATGAGCCCGTTAGAATTCCTAGCAGACATTCGTGAACAGATGGGCGGTATTGTAACGGCAAGCGAACAACATGCCATTGAACAGTTGATGCGATATGATAAATTACCAAAATCAGTAATCAATATGGAACTGTATGTATTAGCTGTCAAGGAGAAACGGACCAGTTTATCCAAGGCATTATTAGAGGCAACCTACACGGATTGGGCGCAAGCTAAGTTGAAATCACCAATTGATGTGATTAAATATATTCAGCAACGCGATAAAAATCAACGCCATCAAAGAACAACAGGGTCAACACGCCAACGTCAGGTACCAGTTCGGGAAACAACACCAGATTGGGCGCATCAACCAACTGTTGAAATATCTCAATCAGAACAAGTTGACTTAAATCGGATGTTAGCCAATATGGCAGCCAAGCGCAAAGAAAAAGAGGGCAAATAA
- the dnaI gene encoding primosomal protein DnaI, with amino-acid sequence MSEKKIPFPKTANDVGQAMQDIMQQPKMQAEYSKIKSEILSDNEISAFIKAHQPELSSDIFERDLATIYEYYLQRQKSKTGQSDVHPGYTPELLFVEGQVVVQYRATEATINLHKKLRAASRVQSIGMPKQLKNAQMDDFSQSDAGMTAAVMAVAQFIQAYVENPKDFHQGLYLQGPYGVGKTYLIGAMANQLSFDDIQVMLIHYPTFAANMKEAINDPSKKMDDVRSDMRTAEILVLDDIGAETDGSGWIRDDVLGVVLDYRMQNGLTTFFTSNFSMKQLEEEHFAMSNKGVEPVKAARLMQRIMYLSKEVPVNGPNRRLEAK; translated from the coding sequence GTGTCAGAGAAAAAAATACCATTCCCCAAAACTGCAAACGATGTTGGGCAAGCCATGCAAGACATTATGCAACAGCCTAAGATGCAGGCTGAATATTCAAAGATTAAATCGGAAATTCTATCAGACAACGAAATCAGCGCTTTTATTAAAGCGCATCAACCTGAATTGTCATCTGATATTTTTGAACGTGATTTAGCGACAATTTATGAATATTACTTACAACGTCAAAAAAGTAAAACGGGCCAATCAGACGTTCATCCGGGTTATACACCAGAATTGTTATTTGTTGAAGGGCAAGTTGTCGTTCAGTATCGTGCGACGGAAGCTACGATTAATCTGCATAAAAAATTACGTGCTGCAAGTCGTGTGCAATCCATTGGGATGCCCAAGCAACTGAAAAACGCACAGATGGATGATTTTAGTCAAAGTGATGCGGGTATGACAGCCGCTGTGATGGCAGTCGCACAATTTATTCAAGCTTATGTTGAAAATCCTAAAGATTTTCATCAAGGACTATATTTGCAAGGACCGTATGGTGTTGGAAAAACCTATTTGATTGGTGCAATGGCAAATCAATTGTCGTTTGATGATATCCAAGTTATGTTGATTCACTATCCAACATTTGCAGCCAATATGAAAGAGGCTATAAATGACCCTAGTAAGAAGATGGACGATGTACGTTCAGATATGAGAACTGCGGAAATATTAGTCTTAGATGATATTGGCGCTGAAACGGATGGCTCTGGATGGATTCGAGATGATGTGTTAGGTGTTGTATTGGACTATCGCATGCAAAATGGGTTAACAACGTTCTTCACCTCTAATTTTTCAATGAAACAATTAGAGGAAGAACATTTTGCGATGTCTAACAAAGGGGTGGAACCTGTTAAGGCTGCCCGTTTGATGCAGCGAATTATGTATCTATCAAAGGAAGTGCCGGTCAATGGACCAAATCGTCGACTTGAAGCTAAATAA
- a CDS encoding YibE/F family protein — MDQIVDLKLNKNKIIHRLIPWLILGVVVLGAYFALRSDAWFYQKPVGQVISVKKIAQNHTTDTYDNHATVTDQQVLVKILNRRHQSQITISNTYDTSQVLNQQLKVGMQIFLDHQSHQAWGFKSVKRDATWLPFLAFIFGALMILMRRAGRLTILSVLLNTIIFSLTIWFDVNFGSGAIVILFLGFAIFVAILTLGLVMGFRNRQTWVIFATVMTATLAALGLAMLVFWITGKHGLHLELLEFITQLPGPMFFAMTLVGVLGAVMDESTDMIATLFTLKKETPNVTSTTLIQAGRNVGQEIFGALINVLLLIFIAAQIPMAILYLRNGNNIGYTYDMNMALGMTQTLISAIGIVLTVPAGILWVLIDNWFARRVRENK, encoded by the coding sequence ATGGACCAAATCGTCGACTTGAAGCTAAATAAGAATAAAATCATTCACCGTCTTATACCTTGGTTGATACTGGGTGTGGTAGTGCTAGGCGCTTATTTTGCCCTACGTTCAGATGCGTGGTTTTATCAAAAACCTGTCGGACAGGTTATTAGTGTCAAAAAAATAGCACAAAATCATACGACGGATACGTATGACAATCATGCCACTGTGACTGATCAGCAAGTATTAGTGAAAATATTAAATCGGCGCCATCAATCACAAATAACGATATCAAATACGTATGACACGAGTCAGGTATTAAATCAACAACTCAAAGTTGGCATGCAAATATTTTTAGACCATCAAAGTCATCAAGCATGGGGGTTCAAAAGTGTAAAGCGTGATGCGACATGGCTACCTTTTTTGGCTTTTATTTTTGGTGCCTTAATGATTCTCATGCGCCGTGCTGGTCGGCTGACAATTCTATCGGTTTTGCTGAATACTATCATCTTTAGTTTAACGATTTGGTTTGATGTTAATTTTGGTTCGGGTGCGATTGTGATTTTGTTTCTGGGCTTTGCGATTTTTGTAGCTATTTTAACGCTTGGTTTAGTAATGGGATTTAGAAATCGACAAACTTGGGTTATCTTTGCAACGGTAATGACAGCAACGCTTGCGGCATTGGGCCTTGCTATGCTCGTTTTTTGGATTACTGGCAAGCATGGTCTTCATTTGGAACTACTTGAATTTATCACGCAATTACCGGGACCGATGTTCTTTGCAATGACCTTAGTGGGTGTCTTGGGTGCGGTTATGGACGAATCGACCGATATGATTGCGACATTGTTTACGCTAAAAAAAGAAACGCCTAATGTGACTTCGACAACCTTGATTCAGGCTGGCCGAAATGTTGGTCAGGAAATATTTGGTGCGTTGATTAATGTGTTATTATTAATTTTTATTGCAGCACAGATTCCAATGGCCATTTTATATCTTCGGAATGGCAATAACATTGGGTACACGTATGACATGAATATGGCGTTAGGGATGACACAAACATTAATTAGTGCCATTGGAATTGTTTTAACTGTTCCAGCAGGTATTTTATGGGTGTTGATTGATAACTGGTTTGCACGACGAGTGAGGGAAAATAAATGA
- a CDS encoding YibE/F family protein — MTVNLLLALILLSLMVLIGGLKGAGAFLSLWINFGVLFVMIILINWGFNIFVVLMTCSIIVLMVTILSTGADEETILTAVQTSIIVMVILMVIIIPMQSLNEVQGFAVENSEELEGLTLQVAVSFVKIGMAAALLATLGAIAEAAVAIASGFFELTKHHPDMPIKKQLQMGQHLGEQIIGTAVNTVLFGFMADFLSLGIMFVKLNYSFADVINNKLFVATMLSMLYAFLGIILVLPITLILIRLKYKKTDKNN, encoded by the coding sequence ATGACAGTTAATTTGCTTTTAGCTTTGATTTTATTGAGCTTGATGGTGCTAATTGGTGGGTTAAAAGGCGCAGGCGCGTTTTTGAGCCTATGGATTAACTTCGGTGTTTTGTTTGTCATGATCATTTTGATTAATTGGGGCTTCAATATTTTTGTGGTCTTAATGACTTGTAGTATTATCGTTTTAATGGTGACAATTTTAAGTACCGGCGCGGATGAGGAAACGATTTTAACGGCCGTACAAACCAGTATTATTGTGATGGTTATTTTGATGGTGATTATTATTCCGATGCAAAGTCTTAATGAGGTACAAGGGTTTGCCGTTGAAAATTCAGAAGAATTAGAAGGGCTAACACTACAGGTAGCAGTGAGTTTTGTTAAAATTGGTATGGCAGCGGCACTGCTAGCAACCTTGGGGGCAATTGCTGAAGCTGCTGTTGCAATCGCTTCTGGGTTCTTTGAATTAACCAAACATCATCCCGATATGCCAATAAAAAAACAATTACAAATGGGACAGCATTTAGGAGAACAGATTATTGGGACAGCAGTGAATACAGTTCTTTTTGGATTTATGGCCGATTTTTTAAGTTTGGGAATCATGTTTGTTAAGTTGAATTATAGTTTTGCGGATGTGATTAATAATAAACTGTTCGTCGCGACAATGCTGTCGATGCTGTACGCATTTTTAGGTATCATCTTAGTTTTACCAATTACGCTGATACTCATTCGGCTTAAATATAAAAAAACAGACAAAAATAATTAA
- a CDS encoding response regulator transcription factor, producing the protein MSRILVIEDEVNLARFVELELQHEGYETFTADNGRTGLEAALQEDFDLILLDLMLPELSGLEVARRLREAKNTPIIMMTARDSVIDRVSGLDYGADDYVVKPFAIEELLARIRALLRRINIETEEHASHQSVVKYRDLVVEKENRIARRGDEIINLTKREYELLLILMENINVVQSREDLLAKVWGYDDNVETNVVDVYIRYLRNKIDQNDSRASYIQTVRGTGYVMRQ; encoded by the coding sequence ATGAGTAGGATCCTTGTGATTGAAGATGAAGTAAATTTGGCACGTTTTGTTGAGCTAGAATTACAACATGAAGGTTATGAGACATTTACTGCAGATAACGGCCGTACAGGACTAGAAGCGGCACTACAGGAGGACTTTGATTTAATCCTGTTAGACTTGATGTTGCCTGAATTAAGCGGTTTGGAAGTTGCTCGCCGGTTACGTGAGGCTAAAAATACACCAATTATTATGATGACAGCTCGTGATTCTGTCATTGATCGGGTATCTGGGTTGGATTATGGCGCTGACGATTATGTCGTTAAGCCGTTTGCGATTGAAGAATTGCTGGCCCGTATTCGAGCATTACTACGGCGAATTAATATTGAAACCGAGGAACATGCGAGCCATCAAAGCGTTGTTAAATATCGTGACCTTGTCGTTGAGAAGGAAAATCGCATTGCACGTCGAGGCGATGAAATTATCAACCTGACAAAGCGGGAATACGAATTATTGTTGATTTTGATGGAAAACATTAATGTGGTTCAATCACGTGAAGATTTACTTGCCAAAGTTTGGGGATATGATGATAACGTTGAAACCAATGTTGTCGATGTTTATATTCGTTATCTGAGAAACAAGATTGACCAAAATGATTCACGAGCATCATACATTCAGACCGTTCGTGGTACTGGTTATGTAATGCGTCAGTAA